From the genome of Azospirillum brasilense, one region includes:
- the mtgA gene encoding monofunctional biosynthetic peptidoglycan transglycosylase → MRFPVRRLLRLLMALAVALVAFSIGWVALYRVVPVPATPLMLIRAAGGSGLEHDWVPMSQISPHLARAVIASEDTLFCGHGGFDWAAIEGAFEDNEEGRRLRGGSTISQQTAKNAFLWPDRSWTRKGVEAWFTLLIETLWPKSRILEVYLNSVEWDDGVYGAEAAARHHFKKPASALTRREAALLAVVLPNPRNWSPNPPGAYVARRAAVIERRMAVVERDGLADCAR, encoded by the coding sequence ATGCGGTTTCCGGTCCGGCGTCTGCTGAGACTCCTGATGGCCCTGGCCGTCGCGCTGGTGGCCTTCAGCATCGGCTGGGTGGCGCTCTACCGCGTGGTGCCGGTGCCGGCCACGCCGCTGATGCTGATCCGCGCCGCCGGAGGGTCCGGGCTGGAGCACGACTGGGTGCCCATGTCGCAAATTTCTCCCCACCTCGCCCGCGCCGTCATCGCGTCGGAGGACACGCTGTTCTGCGGCCATGGCGGCTTCGACTGGGCGGCCATCGAGGGCGCCTTCGAGGACAACGAGGAGGGCCGGCGCCTGCGCGGCGGCAGCACGATCAGCCAGCAGACCGCCAAGAACGCCTTCCTCTGGCCGGACCGCAGCTGGACCCGCAAGGGGGTGGAGGCGTGGTTCACCCTGCTGATCGAGACGCTGTGGCCGAAGAGCCGCATCCTGGAGGTCTATCTGAACAGCGTGGAGTGGGACGACGGCGTCTACGGCGCCGAAGCCGCCGCCCGCCACCATTTCAAGAAGCCGGCGTCGGCCCTGACCCGCCGCGAGGCCGCGCTGCTGGCCGTCGTCCTGCCCAATCCGCGCAACTGGTCCCCGAACCCGCCCGGCGCCTACGTGGCGCGGCGGGCGGCGGTCATCGAACGGCGCATGGCGGTGGTGGAGCGGGACGGGCTGGCCGATTGCGCGCGTTAA
- a CDS encoding ATP-dependent DNA helicase, translated as MDLTSAPSLPSFSLDDAPALVAGARRVVLLTGDGEVEELPPAAAAKRARRQPPLVCHARAMARRLGTEPFAAFDLLELFAFVLPARFCVPTPRGLAEALDLPIPDGLEDDALALHRAVRKLLGLLGSPGREEASDPVAFAWEMGRAGWLWAPAVLAALGKPDGPEKGAGRAGLRVWTRIKEWQDGPPEPPPAHHPVEPDEARRRLSVMLSASVPGKVAEPRPQQADYASAVSAAFAPRPAPDTPNVVLAEAGTGVGKTLGYLAPATVWAEKNGGTVWISTYTRNLQHQIDAELDRLYPEPATKARKVVLRKGRENYLCLLNLEEAVRGMPMQPHHAIGVGLMARWAAATRDGDLTGGDFPGWLVDIAGRGRTLGLADRRGECIYSACDHYARCYIEKSVRRARKADVVIANHALVMVQAALGGGEEPTLPTRYVFDEGHHVFDAADSAFAGHLTGRETQELRRWLLGAEETGRSRARGLKRRIEDLVASDEQAQELMDAVMLGARVLPAEGWAARLSADNPQGPTEAFLLAARRQVYSRTAGQGGPYSLEADKAYPVDGLLDAAEALEAALVRLAEPLAGLAKRLAARLEDETAELDSDQRRRIDAMARSLTRRGVLTVEAWRAMLKTLPVETPAQFVDWFAVERIDGRDVDVGLYRHWIDPTVPFAEALAGPAHGMVVTSATLTDGTGDTAMDWQAAEDRCGASHLPKPALRAQVPSPFDYPNRTRVMVVTDVRKDDLGQVASAYRTLFQAAGGGGLGLFTAISRLRAVYDRIVEPLDATGVPLYAQHVDPLDVATLIDIFRGEEHACLLGTDAVRDGVDVPGRSLRLIVFDRVPWPRPDILHRARRDAFGRRRYEDMIARLRLKQAFGRLVRRADDTGVFVLLDPMMPSRLFGAFPEGVEVRRVGIKEAVEATAEFLRGW; from the coding sequence ATGGATCTGACCTCGGCGCCCTCCCTCCCGTCCTTCAGCCTCGATGACGCGCCGGCACTGGTCGCCGGCGCGCGGCGCGTGGTTCTGCTGACCGGCGACGGCGAGGTCGAGGAACTGCCGCCCGCCGCTGCGGCGAAGCGGGCGCGCCGCCAGCCGCCGCTGGTCTGCCACGCGCGGGCGATGGCGCGGCGGCTGGGGACCGAGCCCTTCGCCGCCTTCGACCTGCTGGAGCTGTTCGCCTTCGTCCTGCCCGCCCGCTTCTGCGTGCCGACCCCGCGCGGTCTGGCCGAGGCGCTGGACCTGCCGATCCCCGACGGGCTGGAGGACGACGCGCTGGCCCTTCACCGGGCGGTGCGCAAGCTGCTTGGCCTGCTGGGATCGCCGGGGCGCGAGGAAGCCTCCGACCCCGTGGCCTTCGCCTGGGAGATGGGACGCGCCGGCTGGCTGTGGGCGCCCGCCGTTCTGGCCGCCCTGGGCAAGCCGGACGGGCCGGAGAAGGGGGCCGGCCGCGCCGGCCTGCGCGTCTGGACCCGCATCAAGGAATGGCAGGACGGCCCGCCCGAGCCGCCGCCCGCCCATCATCCGGTGGAGCCGGACGAGGCGCGGCGCCGGCTGTCGGTGATGCTGTCGGCCAGCGTGCCCGGCAAGGTGGCCGAGCCGCGTCCGCAGCAGGCCGACTACGCCAGCGCGGTGTCCGCCGCCTTCGCCCCGCGCCCCGCGCCCGACACGCCGAACGTCGTGCTGGCGGAGGCCGGAACGGGCGTCGGCAAGACGCTCGGCTATCTGGCGCCGGCCACAGTGTGGGCGGAGAAGAACGGCGGCACGGTGTGGATCTCGACCTACACCCGCAACCTCCAGCACCAGATCGACGCGGAGCTGGACCGCCTCTACCCCGAGCCGGCGACCAAGGCGCGCAAGGTCGTGCTGCGCAAAGGCCGGGAAAACTACCTGTGCCTGCTGAACCTGGAGGAGGCCGTCCGCGGCATGCCGATGCAGCCCCACCACGCCATTGGGGTGGGGCTGATGGCGCGCTGGGCGGCGGCGACGCGCGACGGCGACCTGACCGGCGGCGATTTTCCCGGCTGGCTGGTCGACATCGCCGGGCGCGGGCGAACGCTGGGCCTCGCCGACCGGCGGGGCGAGTGCATCTATTCCGCCTGCGACCATTACGCCCGCTGCTACATCGAGAAGAGCGTGCGCCGCGCCCGCAAGGCTGACGTGGTGATCGCCAACCACGCGCTGGTCATGGTGCAGGCGGCGCTCGGCGGCGGCGAGGAGCCGACGCTGCCCACCCGCTACGTCTTCGACGAGGGGCACCATGTCTTCGACGCGGCGGACAGCGCCTTCGCCGGGCATCTGACCGGGCGCGAGACCCAGGAGCTGCGGCGCTGGCTGCTGGGGGCCGAGGAGACGGGGCGCAGCCGCGCCCGCGGGCTGAAGCGCCGCATCGAGGATCTGGTCGCCAGCGACGAACAGGCGCAGGAGCTCATGGACGCGGTGATGCTGGGCGCCCGCGTCCTGCCGGCGGAGGGTTGGGCGGCGCGGCTGTCCGCCGACAACCCGCAGGGGCCGACCGAAGCCTTTCTGCTCGCCGCGCGGCGTCAGGTCTATTCCCGCACGGCGGGGCAAGGCGGTCCCTACAGCCTGGAGGCCGACAAGGCCTATCCGGTGGACGGGCTGCTCGACGCCGCGGAGGCGCTGGAGGCGGCGCTGGTCCGGCTGGCGGAACCGCTGGCCGGGCTGGCCAAGCGGCTGGCGGCAAGGCTGGAGGACGAGACGGCGGAACTGGACAGCGACCAGCGGCGGCGCATCGACGCCATGGCGCGCAGCCTGACCCGGCGCGGCGTGCTGACGGTCGAGGCGTGGCGGGCCATGCTGAAGACCCTGCCGGTGGAAACCCCGGCGCAGTTCGTGGACTGGTTCGCGGTGGAGCGGATCGACGGGCGCGACGTGGATGTCGGGCTCTACCGCCACTGGATCGACCCGACCGTTCCCTTCGCCGAGGCGCTGGCCGGGCCGGCGCATGGGATGGTGGTGACCTCCGCCACGCTGACCGACGGCACCGGCGACACCGCCATGGACTGGCAGGCCGCGGAGGACCGCTGCGGCGCCAGCCATCTGCCGAAGCCGGCGCTGCGCGCCCAGGTGCCCTCACCCTTCGACTATCCCAACCGCACGCGGGTGATGGTGGTCACCGACGTGCGCAAGGACGATCTGGGACAGGTGGCGTCGGCCTACCGCACGCTGTTCCAGGCGGCGGGGGGCGGGGGTTTGGGGCTGTTCACCGCGATCAGCCGGCTGCGCGCCGTCTACGACCGCATCGTCGAGCCGCTGGACGCCACCGGCGTCCCGCTCTACGCCCAGCATGTCGACCCGCTGGACGTGGCGACCCTGATCGACATCTTCCGGGGGGAGGAGCACGCCTGCCTGCTCGGCACCGACGCGGTGCGCGACGGGGTGGACGTGCCGGGCCGCTCGCTGCGGCTGATCGTCTTCGACCGGGTGCCCTGGCCGCGCCCCGACATCCTGCACCGCGCCCGGCGCGACGCCTTCGGGCGGCGGCGCTACGAGGACATGATCGCGCGGTTGCGGCTGAAGCAGGCCTTCGGCCGGCTGGTGCGGCGGGCCGACGACACCGGGGTGTTCGTTCTGCTCGACCCGATGATGCCGAGCCGCCTGTTCGGCGCCTTCCCCGAGGGTGTGGAGGTCCGCCGCGTCGGCATCAAGGAGGCGGTGGAGGCGACGGCGGAATTCCTGCGGGGCTGGTGA
- a CDS encoding methyl-accepting chemotaxis protein encodes MNDISVRTKTFAVFAFLSLLLAGIGTLGINRLSVVNDSSTEIATFWMPRVVQVNTVNDAVSNFRILQSAHILSTSEPEMAAAEKRMDEMEASIANARRTYEATLRTAEGRGLFAQFEQQWAQYLTLQRQITALSRRNENSAANALFRDAADKGFQEVGRTLDAMIDHNNRGAAKASDDADAVYAQSSTMLIVALLIGIAVCLGGALMMIRGVSSPIGAMTEAMRRLAGGDKTTAILFANRGDEIGAMATAVQVFKDGMIEAERLAADQAADQAAKLRRTEAVERLIASFEEQVADALRNVAAAATELDTTAQSMAATARQTNDQAANAAAAAEQTSANVQTVASAAEEMSSSIGEIGSQVTRSTGIAGQAVQEAGRTTDSVRGLADAAHRIGAVVQLITNIAGQTNLLALNATIEAARAGEAGKGFAVVASEVKQLANQTARATDEIASQIQAIQEATAGSVGAIEGIGRTIAAINEISTSIAAAIEEQAAATNEISRNVQQAAIGTREVSSNIAQVTEAAGTTGAAAHQVLGAAGGLASQAENLRRDVESFLAAIRAA; translated from the coding sequence ATGAATGACATCAGCGTCAGAACAAAAACCTTCGCCGTTTTTGCATTTCTATCCCTGCTTCTCGCTGGAATTGGAACCCTCGGAATCAACCGCCTGTCGGTGGTTAACGACAGCTCGACGGAGATCGCCACCTTTTGGATGCCGCGGGTCGTGCAGGTCAACACCGTGAACGACGCGGTGTCGAACTTCCGCATCCTGCAAAGCGCCCACATCCTCAGCACCAGCGAGCCGGAAATGGCCGCGGCGGAGAAGAGGATGGACGAGATGGAAGCCAGCATCGCCAACGCCCGCCGGACCTACGAGGCAACGCTACGCACCGCCGAAGGGCGCGGGTTGTTCGCCCAGTTCGAGCAGCAGTGGGCGCAGTATTTGACGTTGCAGCGTCAGATCACCGCCCTGTCGCGGCGCAACGAGAATTCCGCCGCCAACGCCCTGTTCCGCGACGCGGCCGACAAGGGCTTCCAGGAGGTCGGGCGGACTCTCGACGCCATGATCGACCACAACAACCGCGGGGCCGCCAAGGCGAGCGACGACGCAGACGCCGTCTACGCCCAGTCCAGCACGATGCTCATCGTCGCGCTGCTCATCGGCATCGCCGTCTGCCTGGGCGGTGCGCTGATGATGATCCGCGGGGTCTCCTCGCCGATCGGCGCGATGACCGAAGCGATGCGCCGGCTGGCCGGTGGCGACAAGACGACGGCGATTCTCTTCGCCAACCGGGGCGACGAGATCGGCGCCATGGCCACCGCGGTCCAGGTCTTCAAGGACGGGATGATCGAGGCCGAGCGGCTGGCCGCCGACCAAGCCGCCGACCAGGCCGCCAAGCTGCGCCGGACCGAGGCGGTCGAACGGCTGATCGCCTCCTTCGAGGAGCAGGTCGCCGACGCGCTGCGCAACGTCGCCGCCGCCGCGACCGAGCTGGACACCACCGCCCAGAGCATGGCGGCCACCGCCCGCCAGACCAACGACCAGGCGGCCAACGCCGCCGCCGCCGCGGAGCAGACCAGCGCCAACGTGCAGACGGTCGCCAGCGCCGCGGAGGAGATGTCCAGCTCCATCGGGGAGATCGGCTCGCAGGTCACCCGCTCCACCGGCATCGCCGGACAGGCGGTGCAGGAGGCCGGGCGCACCACCGACTCCGTGCGCGGGCTGGCCGACGCCGCGCACCGCATCGGCGCCGTGGTGCAGCTCATCACCAACATCGCCGGCCAGACCAACCTGCTGGCGCTCAACGCCACCATCGAGGCGGCCCGCGCGGGCGAGGCCGGCAAGGGCTTCGCCGTCGTGGCGTCGGAGGTGAAGCAGCTCGCCAACCAGACCGCCCGCGCGACGGACGAGATCGCCTCGCAGATCCAGGCGATCCAGGAGGCCACCGCCGGCTCGGTCGGCGCCATCGAGGGGATCGGCCGCACCATCGCGGCGATCAACGAGATCTCCACCTCCATCGCCGCCGCGATCGAGGAGCAGGCCGCGGCGACCAACGAGATCTCCCGCAACGTCCAGCAGGCGGCGATCGGCACGCGCGAGGTGTCCAGCAACATCGCCCAGGTGACCGAGGCCGCCGGCACCACCGGGGCCGCCGCCCATCAGGTGCTGGGTGCGGCCGGCGGGTTGGCCTCGCAGGCGGAGAACCTGCGTCGCGACGTGGAGAGCTTCCTGGCGGCGATCCGCGCCGCCTGA
- a CDS encoding homoserine O-succinyltransferase, with protein sequence MPIRIPNDLPAFTALQTEGVMVMQEADAIRQDIRPLRFGLLNLMPDKIRTETQIARLLGNTPLQVELSLIRITNHVPRNTAADHMSAFYRSWEDARRETFDGFIITGAPVETMPFEEVSYWDELCSVFDWTQSHVHACLNICWAAQAAVHHFHGVPKHLLPRKASGVYRHRNRAPASPYLCGLSDGVPIPVSRWTEVREEDLPAESGLRVLLDAPETGPCLLEDAAHRSLHMFNHIEYDTDTLRNEYVRDVAKDAATPVPQGYFPDDDPSRPPENRWRSHAHLLFANWINQIYQTTPFELSRIGTAG encoded by the coding sequence ATGCCCATCAGGATCCCCAACGATCTTCCCGCCTTCACCGCCCTCCAGACCGAGGGCGTCATGGTCATGCAGGAGGCTGACGCCATCCGGCAGGACATCCGGCCCCTGCGCTTCGGCCTGCTCAACCTGATGCCCGACAAGATCCGGACCGAGACGCAGATCGCCCGCCTGCTGGGCAACACGCCGCTTCAGGTCGAGCTGTCGCTGATCCGGATCACCAACCATGTGCCGCGCAACACCGCGGCGGACCACATGAGCGCCTTCTACCGGTCGTGGGAGGACGCGCGCCGCGAGACGTTCGACGGCTTCATCATCACCGGCGCCCCGGTCGAGACGATGCCCTTCGAGGAGGTCTCCTATTGGGACGAGTTGTGTTCGGTCTTCGACTGGACGCAGAGCCACGTCCATGCCTGTTTGAACATCTGCTGGGCGGCGCAGGCTGCCGTCCATCATTTCCACGGCGTGCCGAAGCATCTTCTGCCGCGCAAGGCATCCGGCGTCTACCGGCACCGCAACCGCGCCCCCGCCTCGCCCTATCTGTGCGGCCTGTCCGACGGCGTGCCCATCCCAGTCTCGCGCTGGACCGAGGTGCGCGAGGAGGACCTCCCGGCGGAAAGCGGCCTGCGCGTGCTTCTCGACGCCCCGGAGACCGGCCCTTGCCTGCTGGAGGACGCCGCCCACCGCTCGCTGCACATGTTCAACCACATCGAGTACGACACGGACACGCTGCGCAACGAGTATGTCCGGGACGTCGCCAAGGACGCGGCGACGCCTGTTCCCCAGGGCTATTTCCCCGACGACGACCCGAGCCGCCCGCCCGAAAACCGGTGGCGGAGCCACGCCCATCTGCTGTTCGCCAACTGGATCAACCAAATCTACCAGACGACGCCCTTCGAGCTTTCCCGCATCGGCACGGCCGGTTAG
- a CDS encoding HAMP domain-containing methyl-accepting chemotaxis protein, with translation MSMLSSMTIRTKVVAATVCVLLMSVALGLFAVDRLSTVNHAAEEIRSNWLPSVTAIGEIDGAANDYRILEASHILALYPAEMAEVEKEMTTVLNRLAEARRKYEPLLAPGWETQTFRRWEAAWDGYLKISQGKLLPPSRANENEKATGIYRDESRKAFDECSALVNDLTTSNVQNATKAADSGRATYVGARNWILGAIAFVAVLCLFAGIAMTKSVARPIVALTSIMDRLARRDLGVAVEGGARQDEIGAMARAVQVFKDGLIEAERLTAAQAAEEENKRRRTERIDSLIRNFDGAVHSVLQTVGAAASQLDTTARSMTDIAEHTRAEAGSAAAAAELTSANVQTVAAASEEMAASITEISQQVSQSAGIAGKAVDEADRTNATVQGLSEAAQRIGDVVDLIQNIAAQTNLLALNATIEAARAGEAGKGFAVVASEVKSLANQTSKATEEIAQQIGAIQAATGGAVGAIRGIGATISSINDISSSIAAAIEEQGAATQEISRNVQQAAQSTQEVTSNIGRVSQAATETGSAATQVMSASGDLNQGAMRLKSEVENFLVAIKAA, from the coding sequence ATGTCCATGCTGAGTTCCATGACCATCCGGACCAAGGTGGTCGCCGCCACCGTCTGTGTCCTGCTGATGTCAGTCGCCCTGGGACTGTTCGCCGTCGACCGGCTGAGCACCGTCAACCACGCCGCGGAGGAAATCCGCTCCAACTGGCTGCCCAGCGTCACCGCCATCGGAGAGATCGACGGTGCGGCCAACGATTACCGCATCCTGGAGGCGTCCCACATCCTGGCGCTCTACCCGGCGGAAATGGCCGAGGTCGAAAAGGAGATGACCACGGTTCTGAACCGCCTGGCGGAGGCCCGGCGGAAGTATGAGCCGCTGCTGGCCCCCGGTTGGGAAACCCAGACCTTCAGGCGCTGGGAGGCGGCTTGGGATGGCTATCTGAAAATCAGCCAGGGCAAATTGCTTCCCCCCTCACGAGCCAACGAGAACGAGAAGGCCACAGGCATCTACCGGGACGAATCGCGCAAGGCGTTCGATGAATGCTCCGCGCTCGTCAATGACCTGACCACCTCCAACGTCCAGAACGCCACGAAGGCGGCGGACTCGGGGCGGGCCACCTATGTCGGAGCGCGGAACTGGATTCTGGGCGCCATCGCGTTCGTGGCGGTCCTCTGCCTGTTCGCCGGCATCGCCATGACGAAGTCGGTCGCCCGGCCCATCGTCGCCCTGACGTCCATCATGGACCGTCTGGCCAGGCGCGACCTCGGAGTCGCGGTGGAGGGCGGCGCCCGCCAGGACGAGATCGGCGCCATGGCCCGCGCGGTGCAGGTCTTCAAGGACGGCCTGATCGAGGCGGAGCGCCTGACCGCCGCCCAGGCCGCCGAGGAGGAGAACAAGCGCCGCCGCACCGAGCGGATCGATTCGCTGATCCGCAACTTCGACGGCGCGGTGCACAGCGTCCTGCAGACCGTGGGCGCCGCGGCGTCGCAGCTCGACACCACCGCCCGCAGCATGACCGACATCGCCGAACACACGCGGGCCGAGGCGGGCAGCGCGGCGGCGGCGGCGGAGCTGACCTCCGCCAACGTGCAGACCGTCGCCGCCGCGTCGGAGGAGATGGCCGCCTCCATCACCGAGATTTCCCAGCAGGTGTCGCAGTCGGCCGGCATCGCCGGCAAGGCGGTGGACGAGGCGGACCGCACCAACGCCACCGTGCAGGGGCTCTCGGAAGCGGCCCAGCGCATCGGCGACGTGGTGGACCTGATCCAGAACATCGCCGCCCAGACCAACCTGCTGGCTCTGAACGCCACCATCGAGGCGGCACGGGCGGGCGAGGCCGGCAAGGGCTTCGCCGTCGTGGCGAGCGAGGTCAAGAGCCTCGCCAACCAGACCTCCAAGGCGACGGAGGAGATCGCCCAGCAGATCGGCGCCATCCAGGCGGCCACCGGCGGGGCGGTCGGCGCCATCCGCGGGATCGGGGCGACCATCTCCTCGATCAACGACATCTCCTCCTCCATCGCTGCCGCCATCGAGGAGCAGGGCGCCGCGACCCAGGAGATCAGCCGCAACGTCCAGCAGGCGGCGCAGAGCACCCAGGAAGTGACCAGCAACATCGGCCGCGTGTCGCAGGCCGCGACCGAGACCGGCAGCGCAGCGACCCAGGTGATGTCGGCCTCCGGCGACCTGAACCAGGGGGCGATGCGCCTGAAGAGCGAGGTCGAGAACTTCCTCGTCGCCATCAAGGCGGCCTGA